One window from the genome of Candidatus Rickettsiella isopodorum encodes:
- the hisS gene encoding histidine--tRNA ligase: MVEKIQAIRGMNDILPMQIFIWQKVESILRKLTKQYGYQEVRLPIVEKTELFKRCIGNVTDIVEKEMYTFIDRNGDSLSLRPEGTAGCVRAGIEQGLLYNQIQRWWYLGPMFRHERPQKGRYRQFHQFGVEVFGIAQPYIDVELILMTARLWDELGLNHQLSLQINSLGSSAARKAHKESLVDYFTQHLKYLDEDSHRRLQTNPLRILDSKNPDMQELIEKAPQLLDYLDSESHQDFCILQEILINADICFSINPRLVRGLDYYNKTVFEWVIAGERQAAQNTVCAGGRYDNLVEQLGGHATPAVGFAIGLERLINLLPKLNSGTFLPIPDLYFITIGDIAIQKGLILAEYLRKKLTAINLILDVTGDGIKSQFKRADKSGARFALILGDDEVKSDTFIIKNLREKSPQEIIPQDQVIQKLQDYLSL, translated from the coding sequence ATGGTAGAGAAAATACAAGCAATACGGGGTATGAATGATATTCTGCCCATGCAAATTTTTATTTGGCAGAAAGTTGAAAGTATATTGCGTAAACTGACCAAGCAATATGGATATCAAGAAGTTCGTTTACCTATAGTTGAAAAAACGGAATTGTTTAAACGTTGTATTGGCAATGTAACTGACATTGTTGAAAAGGAGATGTACACTTTTATTGATCGTAATGGAGATAGTTTATCGTTAAGACCTGAAGGGACTGCAGGTTGTGTTCGTGCCGGTATAGAACAAGGTTTACTTTATAATCAAATTCAACGCTGGTGGTATTTGGGCCCTATGTTTCGGCATGAGCGACCGCAAAAAGGGCGATACAGACAGTTTCATCAATTTGGTGTCGAAGTGTTTGGTATAGCTCAGCCATATATCGATGTGGAATTAATTTTAATGACAGCGCGGCTTTGGGATGAATTAGGTTTAAACCATCAATTAAGCTTGCAAATAAATTCGCTGGGGTCATCGGCAGCACGCAAGGCACATAAAGAGAGTTTAGTAGATTATTTTACACAACATCTAAAGTATTTAGATGAAGACTCTCATCGTCGATTACAGACCAATCCATTACGTATATTAGATAGTAAAAATCCTGATATGCAGGAGCTTATTGAAAAGGCCCCTCAGTTACTTGATTATCTTGATTCCGAATCTCACCAAGACTTTTGTATTTTACAAGAAATACTCATTAATGCAGATATATGTTTCAGCATTAATCCTCGTTTAGTCAGAGGATTAGATTATTACAATAAAACAGTTTTTGAATGGGTGATTGCCGGTGAACGGCAAGCTGCGCAAAATACAGTTTGTGCAGGAGGACGTTATGATAACCTGGTAGAACAATTGGGTGGGCATGCAACTCCAGCAGTGGGTTTTGCCATAGGTTTAGAACGCTTAATTAACTTATTACCTAAATTAAATTCGGGGACATTTCTCCCAATACCAGATTTATACTTTATTACGATTGGCGATATTGCTATACAAAAAGGATTGATTTTAGCAGAATATTTACGTAAAAAGTTAACAGCTATCAATTTGATACTTGATGTGACTGGAGATGGAATTAAATCTCAGTTTAAACGTGCCGATAAAAGTGGAGCGCGTTTTGCTTTAATTTTAGGAGACGATGAAGTAAAGTCTGACACTTTCATTATTAAAAACTTAAGGGAAAAAAGCCCGCAAGAAATCATACCTCAAGATCAAGTGATACAAAAATTGCAGGATTATTTAAGTCTATGA
- the pilW gene encoding type IV pilus biogenesis/stability protein PilW, producing MVSILKQFIIIFFIITLTACSIFSKSKTQLSGSQASDVNVQLGLAYLQNGDVQRAHQKLLLAEQQAPGSLQAQGAMGYFLETTGNLSSADAYYRRAIALNPKSGAAQNNYGTFLCRRGRYSEADQHFLLALQDPTYLNTAQVYENAGLCAMQIPDARKAMGYFTQAITQDPKRALSWLELGRISYQTKSYQQAQQYLDHYMQLVKEPTANALWLGAVLARALGNPIAAGSYTLMLQTRFPNSDAYRALIRTPKPKPKQKSKQLYY from the coding sequence ATGGTATCGATATTAAAGCAATTCATCATCATTTTTTTTATAATTACGTTGACGGCCTGTAGTATTTTTTCTAAATCAAAAACTCAGCTATCGGGTTCTCAAGCGTCCGATGTTAATGTACAGCTAGGTCTAGCTTATTTACAAAATGGTGATGTGCAACGCGCACATCAAAAATTATTGCTTGCTGAACAGCAAGCACCTGGATCCTTGCAGGCACAAGGTGCCATGGGCTATTTTCTAGAAACTACAGGAAATCTTTCTTCTGCAGATGCTTACTATCGTAGGGCGATAGCACTTAATCCAAAATCCGGTGCCGCACAAAATAATTATGGTACTTTTTTGTGTCGCCGCGGTCGTTATTCTGAAGCAGATCAGCATTTTTTATTGGCATTACAGGACCCGACTTACCTTAACACAGCGCAAGTCTATGAAAACGCAGGTTTATGTGCTATGCAGATACCGGATGCTAGAAAAGCAATGGGTTATTTTACTCAAGCTATTACTCAAGATCCTAAACGTGCGTTGTCTTGGTTGGAATTAGGAAGAATAAGTTATCAAACAAAAAGCTATCAACAAGCTCAGCAATATTTAGATCATTATATGCAGCTCGTTAAAGAGCCTACAGCCAATGCTTTATGGTTGGGTGCTGTTTTAGCCAGAGCTTTAGGGAATCCAATAGCAGCAGGTAGTTACACACTAATGTTACAAACAAGATTTCCTAATTCTGATGCCTATAGGGCATTAATACGAACACCTAAACCAAAACCCAAACAAAAAAGCAAACAACTTTATTATTAA
- the rlmN gene encoding 23S rRNA (adenine(2503)-C(2))-methyltransferase RlmN: MNAPLKNLLDFDREEMQLFFQGLGEKPYRAQQVLKWIHQIGIKDIEMMSNLSKLLRNQLKLIAQIDLPETVFEQKSEDGTRKWLLRLSDGNCIETVFIPEVSRGTLCVSSQVGCALNCSFCSTAQQGFSRNLTVAEIIGQVWLAVRSLSDESLRHDHTVSNIVMMGMGEPLLNFDNVVKAMNLMMDDFAYGFSKRRVTLSTSGVVPALRRLSEISEVALAVSLHAPNDELRNRLVPINKKYPLSELLEVCRNYFKGDSRRRITMEYVMLEGVNDQPEHARQLIKILEGIPVKVNLIPFNPFPNTIYRRSSLAVIENFKSILMRAGLNTITRKTRGEDIDAACGQLVGRVQDRSYHSRQHQKVIPILLKSLAAI; the protein is encoded by the coding sequence ATGAATGCACCACTTAAAAATTTACTCGATTTTGATCGAGAAGAAATGCAACTTTTTTTTCAAGGATTAGGAGAAAAACCTTATCGAGCACAACAGGTTTTAAAATGGATTCATCAAATAGGTATCAAAGATATCGAAATGATGAGTAATTTAAGTAAGCTATTGCGTAACCAACTAAAATTGATAGCACAAATCGATTTACCGGAAACTGTTTTTGAACAGAAGTCGGAAGATGGGACTAGAAAATGGTTATTGCGACTTAGTGATGGTAACTGTATCGAAACAGTTTTTATACCTGAGGTCAGTAGAGGAACTTTATGCGTTTCATCACAAGTAGGTTGTGCATTAAATTGTAGTTTTTGTTCAACTGCGCAACAAGGATTTAGTCGTAATTTAACCGTAGCTGAAATAATAGGACAAGTATGGTTGGCAGTGCGGAGTTTATCTGATGAATCTTTACGCCACGATCATACGGTGAGTAATATTGTGATGATGGGGATGGGTGAACCTTTATTAAATTTTGATAATGTCGTTAAAGCAATGAATCTTATGATGGATGATTTTGCTTATGGTTTTTCTAAGCGACGGGTTACTTTAAGTACTTCTGGTGTAGTTCCCGCATTGCGACGCTTATCAGAAATAAGTGAAGTGGCACTTGCGGTATCCTTACATGCGCCTAATGATGAACTAAGAAATCGTCTAGTCCCTATCAATAAAAAATATCCTCTTTCAGAGTTGTTAGAGGTTTGTCGGAATTATTTTAAAGGAGATAGTCGAAGACGTATCACTATGGAGTATGTCATGTTAGAAGGAGTTAATGATCAACCCGAACATGCACGGCAGCTAATTAAAATTTTAGAAGGTATACCAGTTAAAGTAAATTTAATTCCCTTTAACCCGTTTCCTAATACGATTTATCGTCGCTCTTCTTTGGCGGTAATTGAAAATTTTAAAAGTATTTTAATGAGGGCCGGACTGAATACGATAACGCGAAAAACTAGAGGGGAGGATATTGATGCCGCATGTGGTCAATTAGTAGGTCGCGTTCAAGATCGGAGTTACCATAGCAGGCAACATCAAAAAGTGATTCCTATTTTACTTAAATCATTAGCTGCAATTTAA
- the ndk gene encoding nucleoside-diphosphate kinase: MSIQKTLSIIKPDAVRKNCIGEITKRFEDSGLKIIAARMDHLKKDQAGKFYEIHKDRPFFNELVEFMCSGPVMIQVLEGPNAILKNRELMGATDPKQASTGTIRADFGESVGQNAVHGSDSIDTARQEIAFFFTSDQCFGEGSE; the protein is encoded by the coding sequence ATGAGCATTCAAAAAACCCTTTCTATTATCAAGCCTGATGCGGTTAGAAAAAATTGTATTGGCGAGATTACTAAAAGATTTGAAGATTCGGGGTTAAAAATTATTGCAGCTAGGATGGATCATTTAAAGAAAGATCAAGCTGGGAAATTTTATGAAATCCATAAAGACAGGCCTTTTTTTAATGAATTGGTTGAGTTTATGTGTTCAGGGCCCGTGATGATACAGGTTTTAGAAGGGCCTAATGCGATTCTAAAAAATCGTGAATTGATGGGTGCTACAGATCCTAAACAAGCATCTACAGGTACAATTCGGGCTGATTTTGGAGAAAGTGTAGGCCAGAATGCAGTTCATGGATCCGATAGTATTGATACGGCTAGGCAAGAAATAGCTTTCTTTTTTACATCCGATCAATGTTTTGGCGAAGGTTCTGAATAA
- a CDS encoding glycerophosphodiester phosphodiesterase, with protein sequence MFPLYQVNAKPLVIAHRGGAGLWPENTLFALQEAAKLGADLSEIDIHMTRDGVLVAIHDESVDRTTNAKGLVQDFTLAELKKLDAGYRWTNDEGHTFPFRDQGIKIPSLNEIFTAFPKQVINIEIKQNDPPIVAALRELINQHNKTKQILVSAFNSRTMKVMRRLCPKIATAGTQAEVDRFSKLSKLFLTRPFLLSATALEVPYEIVTAHFVKAAHKKNIRVDVWTVNEVEEMERVLALEVDGVLTDFPDRLLNLVRKA encoded by the coding sequence ATGTTTCCACTTTATCAGGTTAATGCAAAACCGCTTGTTATTGCTCATCGTGGAGGAGCGGGATTATGGCCTGAAAATACCTTATTTGCATTACAGGAGGCAGCAAAACTAGGAGCAGATTTAAGTGAAATTGATATTCATATGACTAGGGATGGTGTTTTAGTCGCTATTCATGATGAATCAGTCGATCGTACAACGAATGCTAAGGGATTAGTACAAGATTTCACATTAGCAGAATTGAAAAAATTAGATGCAGGTTATCGTTGGACTAATGATGAAGGTCATACTTTTCCTTTTCGAGATCAAGGAATTAAAATTCCAAGTTTAAATGAAATCTTTACTGCTTTTCCAAAACAAGTTATTAATATAGAGATAAAGCAGAATGATCCACCTATTGTGGCTGCATTAAGAGAACTTATAAATCAGCATAACAAAACTAAACAGATATTAGTGTCTGCTTTTAATTCGCGTACCATGAAAGTGATGCGTAGACTTTGTCCTAAGATTGCTACAGCGGGGACACAAGCTGAGGTGGATCGCTTTTCAAAATTGAGCAAGCTGTTTTTAACGCGCCCTTTTTTATTGTCTGCTACAGCCCTAGAAGTCCCTTATGAGATAGTAACTGCACATTTTGTAAAGGCAGCACATAAAAAAAATATACGGGTGGACGTTTGGACTGTCAACGAAGTCGAAGAAATGGAAAGGGTATTAGCTTTAGAAGTAGATGGTGTATTAACAGATTTTCCGGATAGGTTGCTTAATTTGGTTCGCAAGGCTTAA
- the guaB gene encoding IMP dehydrogenase, whose protein sequence is MKMIQEGLTFDDILLLPNHSKVLPKDVSLEIQLTSKINLKIPLISAAMDTVTEAKLAIALAQEGGLGIIHKNMSIEAQIQQIRKVKNFENGMVRNPITIAPETTLRELLKLMATYSISGIPVIEKDQLVGIVTHRDIRYEENLEKPASQVMTPKERLITAKEQAAPEEIIGLLNRHRLEKILIVDEQFRCRGLMTAKDLQKTKEKPFATKDQRGQLCVGAAVGIGINAKERATSLIETGADIICIDTAHGHAQSVIDMVKWLKTAYPDVSLIAGNIATADAAQALAAAGAEVIKVGVGPGSICTTRIVTGVGVPQITAIMNVSAALKGKPVTLIADGGIRYSGDLCKALAAGAHAVMIGSLFAGTEEAPGEIELYQSQPYKAYRGMGSLGAMQQGSSDRYFQETLEVNKLVPEGIEGRIPYKGPLQTVIQHLLGGVKAGMGYTGSVDLADLHKKAQFIKLTAAGIRESHVHNVAITKEAPNYYRED, encoded by the coding sequence ATGAAAATGATTCAAGAAGGGTTAACGTTTGACGACATTCTATTACTTCCCAACCACTCAAAGGTTTTACCTAAAGATGTATCCCTGGAAATACAATTAACTTCTAAAATAAATTTAAAAATCCCATTAATTTCTGCAGCCATGGATACCGTTACAGAAGCTAAGCTTGCTATAGCACTCGCTCAAGAAGGGGGGTTAGGCATTATTCATAAAAATATGTCCATAGAAGCTCAAATTCAACAAATTAGAAAGGTAAAAAACTTTGAAAATGGAATGGTAAGAAACCCTATCACTATTGCACCGGAAACAACTTTACGCGAATTACTCAAGCTGATGGCAACTTACTCGATTTCAGGGATACCCGTTATCGAAAAGGACCAATTAGTAGGTATAGTCACACATAGAGATATACGTTACGAAGAAAACTTAGAGAAACCCGCTTCTCAAGTTATGACGCCTAAAGAAAGACTTATTACAGCTAAAGAACAAGCGGCACCTGAAGAAATAATAGGTTTACTGAATCGTCATCGTTTAGAAAAAATATTGATTGTCGACGAACAATTTCGTTGCCGAGGATTGATGACAGCAAAAGATTTGCAGAAAACCAAAGAAAAACCCTTCGCAACTAAGGATCAACGCGGTCAGTTATGCGTAGGTGCAGCTGTAGGCATAGGTATTAATGCTAAGGAGCGTGCAACATCATTAATTGAAACTGGCGCAGATATAATCTGTATTGATACCGCACACGGTCATGCCCAAAGCGTTATTGATATGGTCAAATGGTTAAAAACTGCCTATCCAGACGTTTCCCTCATAGCCGGAAATATTGCTACTGCCGATGCGGCACAAGCTTTAGCAGCTGCAGGTGCAGAGGTTATAAAAGTAGGCGTAGGGCCAGGTTCTATTTGTACAACTCGAATAGTAACGGGTGTCGGTGTCCCTCAAATTACCGCTATCATGAACGTTTCTGCAGCCTTAAAAGGAAAACCCGTAACTCTTATTGCTGATGGTGGGATTCGTTATTCAGGCGATCTTTGTAAAGCGTTGGCCGCTGGCGCACACGCAGTCATGATAGGCAGCTTGTTCGCAGGCACCGAAGAAGCACCCGGAGAAATTGAACTTTATCAAAGTCAACCTTACAAAGCCTATCGTGGTATGGGCTCTTTAGGAGCTATGCAACAAGGATCATCGGATCGTTATTTTCAAGAAACTTTAGAAGTAAATAAGCTAGTTCCTGAAGGCATAGAAGGAAGAATACCTTATAAGGGCCCTTTACAAACAGTTATTCAACATTTATTAGGTGGAGTTAAGGCTGGCATGGGTTATACAGGAAGTGTCGATCTTGCCGATCTCCATAAAAAAGCGCAATTTATAAAACTTACCGCTGCCGGCATAAGAGAAAGTCATGTTCATAATGTGGCAATTACTAAAGAAGCTCCTAATTATTACCGAGAAGATTGA
- the guaA gene encoding glutamine-hydrolyzing GMP synthase, which yields MTIPKERILILDFGSQYTPLIARRIRELHVYCEIYPYDISESEILAFAPKGIILSGGPETVTSDTTPRAPKIVFSLGCPILGICYGMQTMAEQLGGKVVSCANREFGYAPALVAAETELLTHIRDNPQNEKDVLLDVWMSHGDHVEQLPPGFVLILNTPNTPIAGMADPTRDFYGLQFHPEVTHTRQGKKILARFVEKICHCQASWTAPKILEHEIAEIKKKVGNEKVLLALSGGVDSTVLAALLHKAIGKQLLCVFVNTGLLRITDKDSAIQALADDMHISVVKIDASARFIDVLKGIIDPEEKRKAIGNLFVEIFETEASKHSDIAWLAQGTIYSDVIESAGTSTQKAHAIKSHHNVGGLPDTLKLKLLEPLRELFKDEVCELGIELGLPPDLVYKHPFPGPGLAIRILGEVTQEKVDLLRKADLILIEELRRQNYYHKTSQAFCVFLPINSVGVIGDARQYAPIIAIRAIETIDFMTARWANLPYQLLETVSNRIINEVRGISRVVYDISGKPPATIEWE from the coding sequence ATGACAATCCCAAAAGAACGCATATTAATTCTCGATTTTGGCTCACAGTATACGCCGTTAATTGCGCGACGCATTCGTGAATTGCATGTTTATTGTGAAATCTATCCTTACGATATCTCAGAATCTGAAATTTTAGCTTTTGCGCCGAAAGGAATTATTTTATCAGGTGGTCCTGAAACCGTTACTTCAGATACCACTCCTCGAGCTCCAAAAATAGTATTTAGCTTAGGCTGTCCAATTTTAGGGATTTGCTATGGAATGCAAACTATGGCTGAGCAACTTGGGGGTAAAGTCGTGTCCTGCGCCAACCGTGAATTCGGATATGCGCCTGCTCTAGTGGCTGCTGAAACTGAACTATTAACTCATATCCGAGATAATCCCCAAAATGAAAAAGATGTATTGTTAGATGTCTGGATGAGTCATGGAGATCATGTTGAACAACTTCCTCCTGGTTTTGTTCTTATATTAAATACTCCTAATACGCCAATTGCTGGCATGGCTGATCCCACACGTGATTTCTACGGCTTGCAATTTCACCCAGAAGTAACACATACCCGCCAAGGGAAAAAAATATTAGCACGCTTTGTAGAAAAAATTTGCCATTGCCAAGCAAGCTGGACAGCACCTAAAATTTTAGAGCATGAGATTGCTGAAATAAAAAAGAAGGTAGGTAATGAAAAGGTATTACTTGCGCTATCAGGTGGTGTCGATTCTACTGTATTAGCTGCATTATTACATAAAGCGATTGGCAAGCAATTACTATGTGTTTTTGTTAATACTGGCTTACTGCGCATTACTGATAAAGACTCTGCGATACAGGCTTTAGCAGATGATATGCATATTTCAGTTGTAAAAATCGACGCTTCTGCGCGCTTTATAGACGTTTTAAAAGGGATAATTGATCCCGAGGAAAAACGTAAAGCTATTGGTAATTTATTTGTTGAAATATTCGAAACTGAAGCCAGTAAACATTCAGATATCGCTTGGTTAGCACAAGGCACCATCTATTCTGACGTCATTGAGTCTGCTGGGACAAGCACTCAAAAAGCGCATGCTATTAAATCTCATCATAATGTAGGTGGGCTTCCAGATACACTTAAACTTAAGTTATTGGAACCCTTACGTGAGCTATTTAAGGATGAAGTGTGTGAATTGGGTATAGAATTAGGTTTGCCGCCCGACCTAGTATACAAACATCCTTTCCCAGGTCCTGGATTAGCAATTCGAATATTAGGCGAAGTAACTCAAGAAAAAGTAGACTTATTGCGTAAAGCTGATCTTATCTTAATTGAAGAACTTCGTAGACAAAATTATTATCATAAAACAAGCCAGGCTTTTTGTGTTTTCTTACCGATTAATTCTGTTGGGGTTATTGGAGATGCTCGTCAATATGCTCCAATTATTGCAATCCGTGCTATTGAGACTATAGATTTTATGACTGCTCGATGGGCTAATCTGCCTTATCAATTACTCGAGACTGTATCAAATCGAATTATTAATGAGGTGCGTGGAATTTCCAGGGTAGTTTATGATATTTCGGGAAAACCTCCTGCGACCATAGAATGGGAGTAA
- a CDS encoding AI-2E family transporter, which produces MLQLIKNWFTRYFLDPELAILWLFLLFIIIVFSSLGKILAPVFVSVVMAYLLQWPISSLEKLRLPRIAAVLGVYISFVGLVILAIVGLLPLLFRQLSNLIAELPAMAAKGQALLLYLPTRYPGYTSASQIQEWITQFKAELTHSGQGILSASLGYIPNIIAFTIYFVLVPLLVYFFLLDEKKIITWLTQYLPEKRRLISQVWTEVLAQTGNYVRGKALEMLIVWIVTYLSFAILGLQYAILLSVLVGISVIIPYIGAVMVTIPVLIIGFLEWGWTAHFAYLVAVYTLIITLDANVLVPFLFSEAVDLHPVTIIIAVLIFGGLLGFWGVFFAIPLASVVKAILNAISYKKIHTHKNKLC; this is translated from the coding sequence ATGCTGCAACTTATTAAAAACTGGTTTACACGATACTTTCTTGACCCAGAATTGGCTATTTTATGGTTATTCCTATTATTTATTATTATCGTTTTTTCCTCTTTAGGAAAAATTTTAGCTCCTGTGTTTGTCAGTGTCGTTATGGCTTATTTATTACAATGGCCTATTAGCTCCTTAGAAAAGCTCCGTTTACCACGAATCGCTGCGGTTTTAGGAGTGTATATTAGTTTTGTGGGCTTAGTTATCCTGGCAATTGTGGGTTTGTTACCGTTATTATTTCGCCAATTAAGTAACTTAATTGCTGAACTCCCTGCCATGGCTGCAAAAGGCCAAGCGCTACTTTTGTATCTCCCCACTCGTTACCCAGGCTATACATCTGCCAGTCAAATTCAAGAATGGATTACTCAGTTTAAGGCTGAATTAACCCATTCTGGACAAGGAATATTATCTGCTTCACTAGGTTATATTCCCAATATTATTGCCTTTACCATTTATTTTGTATTAGTCCCTTTGCTAGTCTATTTTTTCTTACTCGATGAAAAAAAAATAATCACCTGGCTGACTCAGTATTTACCTGAAAAGCGTCGATTAATTTCTCAAGTCTGGACAGAAGTTCTTGCCCAAACAGGTAATTATGTCAGAGGGAAAGCTTTAGAGATGCTGATAGTCTGGATAGTTACTTATCTTTCATTTGCAATACTTGGTCTCCAGTACGCGATATTACTCAGTGTATTAGTTGGGATCTCAGTGATTATTCCTTACATAGGAGCAGTTATGGTAACTATTCCTGTTCTTATTATCGGATTTTTAGAATGGGGATGGACAGCGCATTTTGCCTATCTAGTTGCAGTTTACACTTTAATTATCACATTAGACGCTAATGTATTAGTACCCTTTTTATTTTCTGAAGCAGTTGATTTGCATCCAGTAACTATCATTATTGCTGTACTTATCTTCGGAGGTTTACTAGGATTCTGGGGAGTATTTTTTGCTATACCTCTAGCTAGTGTGGTAAAAGCTATTCTAAATGCTATTTCTTACAAAAAAATACATACACATAAAAATAAACTATGTTAA
- a CDS encoding peroxiredoxin — translation MLVINKPAPDFSLPATSGKMIDLKSLLGKNVVLYFYPKDCTSGCTQEGKDFSENYKKFASLNTIILGVSRDSLKLHKKFKTEQQFPFELLSDVDEKVCHLYSVLKEKMMYGKKTRGIERSTFLIDKQGILCQEWRQVKVPGHVVAVLQAVAELS, via the coding sequence ATGTTAGTTATAAATAAACCTGCACCTGATTTTAGTTTACCCGCTACTAGCGGTAAAATGATAGATTTAAAGAGTTTACTGGGTAAGAATGTGGTTTTGTATTTTTATCCTAAAGATTGCACCTCAGGATGTACGCAGGAAGGAAAAGATTTTTCAGAAAATTATAAAAAATTTGCTTCTTTAAATACAATAATTTTAGGAGTATCACGAGATAGCTTGAAGCTTCATAAAAAATTCAAGACAGAACAGCAATTTCCTTTTGAATTATTATCCGATGTTGATGAAAAAGTATGTCACTTATATAGCGTATTAAAAGAAAAAATGATGTATGGCAAAAAAACTCGCGGAATAGAGAGAAGTACTTTTTTGATTGATAAACAAGGTATTTTGTGTCAGGAGTGGAGACAGGTAAAAGTACCTGGTCATGTAGTAGCAGTTTTACAAGCAGTTGCTGAATTAAGTTAA
- a CDS encoding glycine cleavage system protein R: protein MENLVVVVLGLNENQLTDQVFRMVAHSGCHIVDARVNTTAKHVTMTLLIGGAWNTIARFETLIKKFEGHVLVERTQVRSAQPDNFPYSSYIVAPDIPNVLAKITHFLSEQQVTLYNLHIESYKAPITEAAMLGISLSFGFPAQPPHLVADFREHFIVFCDEHNFDVAMEPQKN, encoded by the coding sequence ATGGAAAACCTGGTTGTTGTTGTCCTAGGCCTTAATGAAAATCAGCTTACTGATCAAGTATTTCGAATGGTTGCTCATAGCGGTTGCCATATTGTTGATGCGCGTGTAAATACCACAGCAAAGCATGTGACTATGACCTTGCTGATTGGGGGAGCCTGGAATACCATTGCTAGATTTGAAACGCTCATAAAAAAATTCGAAGGTCATGTTTTAGTTGAGCGTACGCAAGTTCGTAGTGCACAACCGGATAATTTCCCTTATTCATCTTATATTGTTGCTCCCGATATACCTAATGTTTTAGCTAAGATTACTCATTTTTTATCAGAACAACAGGTAACATTGTATAATCTTCATATAGAATCCTATAAAGCCCCGATAACTGAAGCAGCAATGTTGGGAATTTCATTGTCTTTTGGTTTTCCGGCGCAACCGCCGCATTTAGTTGCAGATTTTCGCGAACATTTTATCGTATTTTGTGATGAACACAATTTTGATGTGGCTATGGAACCTCAAAAAAATTAA
- the smpB gene encoding SsrA-binding protein SmpB — MNSKKALQATTIALNRRARHDYFIEQSIEAGLVLQGWEVKSLRSGRAQLTESYVVLKNGEAWLLGCHITPLATVSTNHSRPDPTRTRKLLLNERELSKFSGSIMRKGYTLIALKLYWKKNRVKLEVGLAKGKQEHDKRASIKERDWQREKMRLGRYSR, encoded by the coding sequence ATGAATTCTAAGAAAGCATTGCAAGCCACAACGATTGCATTAAATAGACGCGCCCGCCATGATTATTTTATTGAGCAATCTATCGAGGCTGGGTTAGTTTTACAAGGCTGGGAAGTCAAAAGTCTTCGTAGTGGACGGGCTCAGTTGACAGAGAGCTATGTCGTATTAAAAAATGGCGAAGCATGGCTTTTAGGGTGTCATATTACTCCGCTCGCAACAGTGTCTACAAATCATAGCCGCCCGGATCCAACCCGTACGCGTAAGTTATTACTCAATGAACGAGAACTAAGCAAATTTTCCGGAAGCATTATGCGTAAAGGGTATACGCTAATCGCATTAAAGCTTTATTGGAAAAAGAATCGAGTTAAGCTAGAAGTAGGTTTAGCAAAGGGTAAACAAGAGCATGACAAGCGAGCTAGTATCAAGGAAAGAGACTGGCAGCGGGAAAAAATGCGTTTAGGACGTTATTCCAGGTAA
- a CDS encoding type II toxin-antitoxin system RatA family toxin, which translates to MPIIQHSLEVPYNVSEMYDLVNHIEKYSEFLPWCTESKVISQDEDNIEARLTLTGGGLSKSFTTSNRMQKDKLIEINLINGPFKHLEGYWSFETTPRGSKINLNLEFEFSTRLLALAFSPIFERVANTLVEAFSNRAKQVYGDRQFENNIHQQDNV; encoded by the coding sequence ATGCCAATTATTCAACATTCGTTAGAAGTACCTTACAATGTGTCAGAAATGTATGATCTTGTGAATCACATTGAAAAATACAGTGAATTTCTTCCCTGGTGTACCGAAAGTAAAGTTATCAGTCAGGATGAAGATAATATAGAGGCTCGTCTTACTTTAACTGGAGGGGGACTATCTAAAAGTTTCACCACATCTAACCGCATGCAAAAAGACAAATTGATTGAAATTAACCTTATCAACGGTCCATTTAAACATTTAGAAGGCTATTGGTCATTTGAAACGACACCACGTGGATCAAAAATCAATTTAAATTTGGAATTTGAATTTTCTACGCGTTTACTCGCGCTTGCTTTTTCTCCTATTTTTGAGAGAGTAGCTAATACGTTAGTAGAAGCTTTTTCCAATCGTGCCAAGCAGGTTTATGGGGATCGCCAATTTGAAAATAACATTCATCAACAAGACAACGTATAA